CCGACCAGCGGCTTGTCCGGCGTCGACGTCTTGTGCAGCCGGTACCCGGCGAGGACGACGTCGGCGGTGCGCTCGTGCTTGACCTTGAGCATGACCCGCTTGTCCGGCTGGTAGCGGGTGGCGAGCGCCTTGGCGACGACGCCGTCGAGCCCCGCGCCCTCGAACTGGGAGAACCACTCGGTCGCCGTGGCGTGGTCGCGGGTGCGCGGCGTGAAGAAGATCGACGGCCCGTCCAGGCCGAGCGCGGCGAGCCGGCCCTGACGCTCGGACAGCGGCTGGTCGGTGAGGTCCTCGTCGTCCAGGGCGAGGAGGTCGAAGACCACCATGCGGGCCGGCGTCTGCTCGCTGAGCAGGCGTACCCGCGAGTCGGCGGGGTGGATCCGCTGCTGCAGGGCGTCAAAGTCGAGGCGGCCGTCGCGGGCGAGGACGATCTCGCCGTCGACGACGCAGCGCGGCGGGAGCTCAGCCCGCACCGCCTCGACGAGCTCGGGGAAGTAGCGGGTCATCGGCTTGGTGTTGCGGCTGCCGAGCTCGACGTCGTCGCCGTCACGGAACGTGATGCAGCGGAAGCCGTCCCACTTCGGCTCGTACGCGTAACCGCCGTCGACGGCGTCCGGCTCGGGGATCGCCTTGACGGCCTTGGCGAGCATGGGCAGGACGGGCGGCATGACGGGCAGGTCCATACCCGTGATCGTGCCATTGAGGTCCGACGGCGGCACGGGCGTGGTCGTCCGGGCGTGGCCGCTCCGGGCCCGCCGAGGGTCGCTGCGCGGTGAGCCGACGCGGGCGCGCCCCCGCACGGGCGCGCCGATCCGGGCCGCGGCGCTCCGGACGCGCCGAGGGCGGGCACCCAGCGGTGCCCGCCCTCGGTCGGCCGCTCACCGGCGGCCGTGCGTCCTCGCTACGTCTCAGGCGTGCCCGAGGTCCGTCTCGGGGGCGCGGCGCGTCGTCCCCGTGACGTCGTCGAACTCCGTGAGCGCGTCCGCCTCGGTGGTCGCGACGAAGTCGGCGTCGGCGGCCTGCTCGCCGAGGACGGTGTCGCCGGTGGCCGGCGTGATCGTCTCGCCGGGCACGTCGGCGTCCTTCTTCTTGCCCGAGGCTGCGGCGACGGCCGCCACCCCGGCAGCGGCGGCCGCGACACCAGCGACAGCAGCGGCTGCCTTGCCGGACACGCCCGCGTTGCCCGAGTCACCGCGGGACGCCTCGGCGTCCTCGACGCTCGGCGTGAGCACGCCCGGCGTCCCGGCGACGGCGCCACGCCACGCACCGGTGGGGTAGCCCTCGGACTCGATGAACTCCTTGAACCGGGCAAGGTCGGCCGTGACCTGGCGCTCCGCGAGGTTGAGGGCGTCAGCCGCCTTCTCGATGAGCCCCTCGGGCTCGTACTCCATGGTGAGCGCGACCTCGGTGCGGCCGCCGAGGTCGCGGAACCGCACGGCTCCGGCGTTCGTCGTGCCCTCAGTCGCAGCCCAGGAGATCTTCTGGTCGGGGACCTGCTCGAGGATGCGCGCCTCCCAGCGGCGGCGGACGCCGCCGATCTCGACGACCCACTCCAGCCGGTCCTCGGCGAGCTGGGTGATGCTCTTGACCCCACCCATGAAGTGGGGGAACTCCTCGAACTGCGTCCACTGGTTGTAGACGGTGCGGACGGGGACGTTCACCTCGATGGACTTCTCGACCTGCGTGGCCATCCGTTCCTCCTCCAAAGCGGTACGGGCGCGGTGTGCGCCCGCCAGCCAGCATTGCCGACGTCCGGTGACCTCGCGCGGCGAGGGAGGCGCGTGGCGGGCGACCACCGGAGGGCGGTGGCCCGGGCCGTCAGACGACGAGCGTGAGCGTCGCCGGTATCCGCGCGCGGGTCGGCGCCGACAGCTCGGCGTCCCGGAGCTCGGTCCCGACGAGCTCCCCCGCGGCCGCGAGCACGCCGGCGGCGTCGGCCGGTTCGGGCGCGGGGCGGGTGAGCAGGTGCCGGGTGAGGACGCCGCGGGTGTGCTTGGCGTTGTGCGAGACGACGGTCCGTCGTCCGGCGGTCTCGCGCACCACCCGCACCTCGACCCAGTCGGCGTCCGACGGCGGCCGGTACGCCGCGCGGTACGTCGAGGACCGGGCGTCGACGACGACGTCGCCGGACGCGCGCGGGTCGAGCGCACCGGCGAGCTCGCCGCGCCAGAAGGCCGGAAGCGGTCCGACGCCCGGCAGGTCGGTGCCC
The sequence above is a segment of the Georgenia faecalis genome. Coding sequences within it:
- a CDS encoding ATP-dependent DNA ligase → MDLPVMPPVLPMLAKAVKAIPEPDAVDGGYAYEPKWDGFRCITFRDGDDVELGSRNTKPMTRYFPELVEAVRAELPPRCVVDGEIVLARDGRLDFDALQQRIHPADSRVRLLSEQTPARMVVFDLLALDDEDLTDQPLSERQGRLAALGLDGPSIFFTPRTRDHATATEWFSQFEGAGLDGVVAKALATRYQPDKRVMLKVKHERTADVVLAGYRLHKTSTPDKPLVGSLLLGLYDNTGTLQFVGAAASFTTARRAELVTELAPLVAEDAEHPWMSADGVEGDRRPGAQSRWSSGKDLSFVPLRPDVVLEVAYDHMEGDRFRHTTQFRRWRPDRDPESCTYDQLEEPVKYDLRSLLGADVG
- a CDS encoding SRPBCC family protein, giving the protein MATQVEKSIEVNVPVRTVYNQWTQFEEFPHFMGGVKSITQLAEDRLEWVVEIGGVRRRWEARILEQVPDQKISWAATEGTTNAGAVRFRDLGGRTEVALTMEYEPEGLIEKAADALNLAERQVTADLARFKEFIESEGYPTGAWRGAVAGTPGVLTPSVEDAEASRGDSGNAGVSGKAAAAVAGVAAAAAGVAAVAAASGKKKDADVPGETITPATGDTVLGEQAADADFVATTEADALTEFDDVTGTTRRAPETDLGHA